The following are encoded together in the Colius striatus isolate bColStr4 chromosome 5, bColStr4.1.hap1, whole genome shotgun sequence genome:
- the LOC104560486 gene encoding guanine nucleotide-binding protein G(I)/G(S)/G(O) subunit gamma-11, whose translation MPAINIEDLSEKDKMKMEVEQLRKEVKLERQPVSKCSEEIKNYIEERSGEDPLVKGVPEDKNPFKEKGGCVIA comes from the exons ATGCCAGCTATCAACATCGAGGACCTGAGCGAGAAGgacaaaatgaaaatggaagtaGAGCAACTCCGGAAAGAAGTGAAGCTGGAGAGGCAGCCG GTGTCCAAGTGCTCCGAAGAGATCAAGAACTATATCGAGGAGCGGTCGGGTGAGGATCCGCTAGTGAAGGGGGTTCCCGAGGACAAGAACCCCTTCAAGGAGAAAGGGGGTTGTGTCATCGCTTAG
- the TFPI2 gene encoding tissue factor pathway inhibitor 2, which produces MAVDRRLPLPALLLPLACAALAPRTPTEKQRGCLLPPEDGPCRALVLRWYYDRYTQTCQEFTYGGCHGNANNFLTLDDCEKSCWAIKKVPKLCRLEADGGPCRSHLKRYAFNLSSMRCEEFIYGGCYGNGNNFRDLQSCVDHCLPEKTGPLLCHSPKDEGLCSSSVPRYYYDSKTKSCKEFKYTGCGGNANNFVTETDCYKVCRTAGTPKPKINKPMNVFRRKMMRKLIKKPQVYNPKS; this is translated from the exons ATGGCCGTCGACCGCCGCCTGCCGCTGCCcgcgctgctgctgccgctggcCTGCGCGGCCCTGGCCCCGCGCACCCCCACAG AGAAGCAACGTGGCTGCCTGCTGCCTCCCGAGGACGGCCCCTGCCGCGCCCTGGTGCTGCGCTGGTACTACGACAGGTACACGCAGACCTGCCAGGAGTTCACCTATGGGGGCTGCCACGGCAACGCCAACAACTTCCTCACCCTCGACGACTGTGAGAAGAGCTGCTGGGCCATCAAGA aagtgCCCAAATTGTGCCGGTTGGAGGCTGATGGAGGACCTTGTAGGAGTCACCTGAAAAGATATGCCTTTAACTTGAGCTCAATGAGGTGTGAGGAGTTCATCTATGGTGGCTGTTACGGAAATGGCAACAACTTCAGAGACTTGCAATCTTGTGTGGACCACTGTCTGCCAGAGAAAA ccggTCCCTTGCTGTGCCACAGCCCAAAAGATGAAGGACTGTGTTCTTCTTCTGTGCCTCGCTATTACTATGACTCCAAGACTAAGTCATGTAAGGAGTTCAAATATACTGGCTGTGGTGGAAATGCCAATAACTTTGTTACTGAAACAGACTGCTACAAGGTCTGCAGAACAG cAGGGACTCCGAAACCAAAAATCAACAAGCCAATGAATGTATTCCGTAGAAAAATGATGAGAAAACTGATTAAAAAACCTCAAGTGTATAACCCGAAGTCTTAA